A genomic window from Neoarius graeffei isolate fNeoGra1 chromosome 5, fNeoGra1.pri, whole genome shotgun sequence includes:
- the LOC132885868 gene encoding small ribosomal subunit protein bS6m-like, which yields MQRPETVAMSRRMVETLLERGTVVRDVENLGHRRLLYKISKHSQQHMHASYFLIDFHASSSILTSRLNHLERDVDVVWQTVLKTQSS from the coding sequence ATGCAAAGGCCTGAGACCGTGGCCATGTCGAGGCGCATGGTAGAGACCTTGCTGGAGCGTGGCACCGTGGTCAGAGATGTGGAGAACCTTGGCCACAGAAGGCTCCTGTACAAGATCAGCAAACACAGCCAGCAGCACATGCACGCATCTTACTTCCTCATCGACTTTCACGCCTCATCGTCTATTCTGACTTCCCGACTGAATCACCTGGAAAGAGATGTGGACGTGGTGTGGCAGACGGTGTTAAAGACACAGAGCTCCTGA